ctgtcttctccttttcgatGCGCTTGGCTCGGTtctcgtcgagcttcttgttcttctcgtTGATCTTGTCTTGGCGGCCCTGGCTCtttccgcctcctccagcactGTTTGAAAGAAACACCAAAGGTTAGCATtgactttcttttttcgaTTTGTGATATAATTTGTTGCATGTTAAAACTCACGTCAGTTCAACATTGATTTTTCTCGCCGGAGAGATGCCGTCCTCAAACATGGAATGGTGGAATTTGTCCAGGCACGTCCTCTGGTGCGTCGGGGTTGCGAACTCGACAAATGCAATGCCCCTGCAGACCTTGGGatcctccttcttcgtcaGGCACCGCACGGCAACGGGCTTCAGAGTAGCGAAATGCGCCGTGATGGACGCCGCTGTGGCGGTGTAGGGAAGGTTGCCGACAAAGACAATGTTGCGGCCCGCCTTCTGGGCTGAGGACGAGTCGAGGTCGATGACATCTCCGGATTGGGGCACGTCgttcgaggaggaggacttctccttcttggactctttcttgctggacttttctttcttgtccttcttgtccttcttttctttcttctcctccttcttggcatctGTCTTTCCGTCTGTCTTGGGTTCAGACTTGGGCTCTGCCTTCTTTGGCTTTGTGTTcacctcgtcatcgtcaatATCCATGCCTTCAGGAAGATCCTGAATGTCCTTGcgctcctctttcttctcttttcgggTCTTGTTGTTGTATTTGGACTTGTCCTttttcggcttcttctctgccttttctttattttctttctccttcttctccttcttcttcttcttgtcctccttggaCTTAGGCTTCTTGGACTTTCTCACTTCACTGCCTGgttcggcatcgtcatcgctgcgcttgcgcttcttttcGGGCAAGTCTTGAGGCACATCGGCGGGCTTGACGTCCtccgaggcggcggcggcgcgcTTGGACTTCATGGTGCAGGATTATTTTGCGAACAATGTCTAGAGAATtaaaaagaaggaaagatAAAAAGAATTGGCGTTTCGAGTCGCGGGTGAATGTGGAAGACAGCTGGGCGCGACTGTCGAGAGCTTGCGACGataagaggaaaaaaaaactccaatCGCTCTTATCGCGGCCAGATTGCCTCCAGTCGCAATTTTTAGGTGGGGCAGCTGCTTAGAGTAGGAAGGAAGGGGCTGCTGGCTTGAATCGGCGCTAGTGGCCGCAATCTTGTAGCTTCCGCTTTGGCGCACCACTAAAATGGCCAGTGACAAACAGAATGGGATGGAGGCTTAGGAGGTTCGAGGAAAAGGTCCATGGccaatgaagatgattgTACAGTATAGCATCAATATCCATATAAATGTGTTGAGTTAATTATCCTGATATGATACGAAAACTGGGAGGACTTGAGCGATTCGTCCAAACcgctggccaaggagatcTCACTCATCAGTAAAAAGACGACCTCCGTCTGTGCCCGAGGATCGACGGACGCCCAGTATCGTCCCATAAATCACTTTTGCACTCCATAGACCCCATAGACGATGAATAACTCCGATTCGCCAAacttttctttgctgcttcaagGATTGGACTAGCATCACCACTCCATCTGTTCTGCTTGACCTTGCTTAGACATTCTGCCACAGAGTCAGATCTTTATCAACTAAACGATATTCTAGCCAGTTACCTTTGCACATCCTTAGGTTAGGCTAATGAGGCAGCCGTGATATCAAATTTGCAATGTTGAGATACATATTTTGCATGGCAACCGACTGCTCTACATTTAGTCAAGGTTTTTAGCAGCAAGAAATCAGGGGCCTCACCGTATCCCGTTCAATAAAAATTCCAATCTCATCTGCATGGTCCATGGTGTCGTTGACGCCCAAGTGCCAGTAGATATCTCGCTTTCCGGGGATGCTAAAATCGACGTCAGGCAGGGAGCCGACGCTTCTGACGCTCCCACGCGGACCCGCCATGGATGCGGTGTTGACGATGCCGTCATTCTGGAGCCAGTCTTCAAAACCGGGCTCTAAAATCTCCCTCTGCGCCTGCGTAAGCTGCTGGCCACCCATTGCATAGACAGTTGGCATCATTATTGGTATGACGTCCTCTCGCGGAATGTACTCTCCTGGACTAGGAAGCTTCATATTGTAACCCTGTATCCGGAGAACCCTAGTAATCACTGATTGTGTGATCCATTGTACGAAAGCAGGGAAATCAACGATCGCTGGGAGAAATGCCCATGCCCCATTAACCACCATGTTCGTCAGCTGTCCGAGGAACGGGATTGGGATCCCTGTCTTGAAGGGAAACTCGTTTAATGCGACCTTGCCCCAGTCTGGCCAACCGGTAGGAAAAGGTTTTGTTGCATGAAACGATAGGCTGAAGTAGAAGATGTTTGGCGAGGTGTTGATTGTTTTCTGGGAGAGTTCATGGACACCTTCGATGCTGTTGTCGTAAAACCCGTTGTTCTTGGAATATAGCCACTTCCACACGGGGCCATCGGGCGATTCTAGGCGTTCAAGCATGCCTTGGAATGTTTCTCCAGTATTTCTACAGATTCCCCAGTGGTCAAGCTGGAGGTCAAAGGCTCTCTTTTCTGGAGGATAGAAGGAGGCTGTAGCAAAGAGTCTTGCAATGAGCCCGACA
This genomic stretch from Trichoderma breve strain T069 chromosome 1, whole genome shotgun sequence harbors:
- a CDS encoding RNA recognition motif domain-containing protein, whose translation is MKSKRAAAASEDVKPADVPQDLPEKKRKRSDDDAEPGSEVRKSKKPKSKEDKKKKKEKKEKENKEKAEKKPKKDKSKYNNKTRKEKKEERKDIQDLPEGMDIDDDEVNTKPKKAEPKSEPKTDGKTDAKKEEKKEKKDKKDKKEKSSKKESKKEKSSSSNDVPQSGDVIDLDSSSAQKAGRNIVFVGNLPYTATAASITAHFATLKPVAVRCLTKKEDPKVCRGIAFVEFATPTHQRTCLDKFHHSMFEDGISPARKINVELTAGGGGKSQGRQDKINEKNKKLDENRAKRIEKEKTAKEENQTNGKSSGPSRMDIHPSRLARLPGLGNLFK